In Sporosarcina psychrophila, a genomic segment contains:
- a CDS encoding glutaredoxin family protein has product MHVKFYTKPGCHLCDEAELMMKLVQEDFPLTWTKVDIETDDESHEKYMFLIPVIEKDGDVMLYGSIGYADIIDLF; this is encoded by the coding sequence GTGCATGTGAAATTTTACACAAAACCAGGTTGTCACCTTTGTGATGAAGCTGAATTAATGATGAAACTTGTCCAAGAGGATTTCCCGCTGACGTGGACGAAAGTAGATATAGAAACTGATGATGAAAGTCATGAGAAATATATGTTTTTGATTCCTGTCATTGAAAAAGATGGCGATGTTATGCTTTACGGGTCAATTGGCTACGCTGATATCATTGATTTATTCTGA
- a CDS encoding sugar-binding transcriptional regulator yields the protein MDVLMDAQSKLVPEMMELMQQRYRILKLVKMAGPIGRRPLGQMAGLSERETRTMMDTLRGQNLITIAKDGASITTEGLTVLLALESSMEDWSGRTSIAKRLMEFLGIQSVKVVAGNCDTDTASKSLLGMEAAKQFSSKIDEGKVVAVTGGSTIASIPLHIEKFSGTNNLLFIAARGGVGDDIGLQANVIAASFASACGGTYSTFYYPESLSEEAHEAFRKEPSVLKMLELYDTTDCVLHGVGDAQTMAIMRNSPTEERDMIQDNGAKGEAFGYYFDQDGNVVHRLRTIGIQTGHLEKIPLIISVAGGSSKAEAILAYMASAPKQTILVTDEGAATEMLKILVNK from the coding sequence TTGGACGTTTTGATGGATGCACAGAGTAAACTCGTACCAGAAATGATGGAGTTAATGCAGCAAAGATATCGGATATTAAAGCTTGTAAAAATGGCAGGTCCAATTGGAAGGCGTCCACTCGGTCAGATGGCTGGTTTATCGGAGCGGGAAACGCGAACCATGATGGATACGCTAAGGGGTCAAAATCTGATTACTATTGCAAAAGACGGAGCTTCAATCACCACTGAAGGATTGACTGTCTTACTTGCTCTTGAGTCTTCAATGGAAGACTGGTCGGGCCGTACGTCTATTGCAAAAAGACTAATGGAATTCCTTGGCATTCAATCAGTCAAAGTTGTTGCAGGTAACTGCGATACCGATACCGCTTCGAAAAGCTTACTTGGTATGGAGGCAGCGAAACAATTTTCTTCTAAAATTGACGAGGGCAAAGTCGTCGCCGTCACTGGAGGAAGTACAATTGCATCGATTCCACTTCATATCGAAAAGTTTAGTGGTACCAATAATCTGCTATTCATCGCTGCAAGAGGCGGTGTAGGAGATGATATTGGATTGCAAGCGAATGTCATTGCGGCCTCATTCGCCTCGGCATGTGGAGGTACGTATAGTACATTTTATTATCCAGAGTCGTTAAGCGAAGAAGCCCATGAAGCGTTCCGAAAAGAACCTTCCGTCTTGAAAATGCTTGAACTTTATGACACAACAGATTGTGTTCTGCATGGAGTAGGCGACGCGCAAACAATGGCAATTATGCGTAATTCGCCTACAGAAGAGCGAGATATGATCCAAGACAATGGAGCTAAAGGCGAAGCATTCGGTTATTATTTTGACCAGGATGGTAACGTTGTCCACAGATTACGGACAATCGGTATCCAAACTGGCCATCTCGAGAAGATTCCGCTTATCATTTCAGTCGCAGGCGGCAGCAGTAAAGCTGAAGCTATCTTGGCTTATATGGCAAGTGCGCCTAAACAAACGATTTTAGTAACTGATGAAGGTGCAGCAACTGAAATGCTGAAAATACTCGTCAATAAATAA
- the gap gene encoding type I glyceraldehyde-3-phosphate dehydrogenase — protein sequence MTLKLAINGFGRIGRKVFREALKQEEIEIVAVNDLTDAAMLAHLLKYDSVHGVFDAEVSFDNDTLIVDGKRVKVYAEKDPAALPWGTLGVDVVVDSTGVFTDRAGLNKHLEAGAKKVILSSPAKGDITTLVMGVNHESYDPANDNIVSNASCTTNCLAPVVKVLHNEFGIKRGLMTTIHSYTNDQRILDLPHSDYRRARAAAENMIPTTTGAASAVTKVIPELKGKLDGMAVRVPTPNVSLVDFVAELEKDVTIADVNNALKNASENELKGFLAYNELPLVSKDYNGNTSSSTVDGLSTMVLEDNMVKVITWYDNESAYSARCVDLALYMFGKGL from the coding sequence ATGACTTTGAAACTTGCGATTAACGGATTTGGACGGATTGGACGTAAAGTATTCCGCGAAGCTTTGAAACAAGAGGAAATTGAAATTGTAGCAGTGAACGATTTGACGGATGCAGCAATGCTTGCACATCTTTTGAAGTATGACTCTGTACATGGCGTATTTGACGCGGAAGTCAGTTTTGATAATGACACGCTTATTGTCGATGGCAAAAGAGTGAAAGTATATGCAGAAAAAGATCCAGCAGCGCTACCATGGGGCACACTTGGGGTTGACGTTGTCGTTGATTCGACAGGCGTATTTACGGACAGAGCTGGACTGAACAAACACCTTGAAGCGGGTGCGAAAAAAGTTATCTTGTCATCACCGGCAAAAGGCGATATCACGACACTTGTAATGGGTGTTAACCACGAGTCATACGATCCGGCAAATGATAACATCGTATCGAATGCATCATGTACGACAAACTGTCTTGCTCCAGTTGTAAAAGTACTTCACAACGAATTCGGTATAAAACGCGGTCTAATGACAACAATTCACTCGTACACAAATGACCAACGCATTTTGGATTTACCGCATTCGGATTACAGACGTGCTCGTGCAGCTGCAGAAAACATGATTCCAACTACGACAGGCGCAGCTTCAGCTGTAACAAAAGTTATTCCTGAATTGAAAGGTAAACTTGACGGTATGGCTGTCCGCGTTCCAACACCAAACGTTTCACTCGTTGACTTTGTCGCTGAACTTGAGAAAGATGTGACAATTGCTGATGTGAACAATGCATTGAAAAACGCGTCTGAAAATGAGCTGAAAGGTTTCTTGGCTTATAATGAACTCCCACTAGTTTCTAAAGATTATAACGGAAATACTTCATCATCTACTGTAGATGGTCTTTCAACGATGGTCCTTGAAGATAACATGGTGAAAGTAATTACTTGGTATGACAACGAATCAGCTTATTCTGCACGTTGTGTGGACTTGGCACTTTATATGTTTGGTAAAGGTCTATAA
- a CDS encoding phosphoglycerate kinase, whose protein sequence is MSKKTMKDMQLEGKRVFCRVDFNVPMEDGNVTDDTRIRAAIPTINYMVAQGAKVILASHLGRPKGEVNEDMRLTAAGEKLAELIGKPVTKLDSSIGKEVEETISTMKNGDIILLENVRFHAGEEKNDAGLAKQFAELADVFVNDAFGAAHRAHASTAGIAQHIPAVSGLLLEKELDILSKALSEPDRPFTAIIGGAKVKDKIGVIDHLLDKVDNLIIGGGLSYTFAKAQGHEIGDSLLEEDKIDLANSFIQKAKEKGVNLYLPIDVVIADAFSKDAETKNVNIDSIPEGWMGLDIGPKTAELYADVIKESKLIIWNGPMGVFEMEPFAGGTQRVAKAMAETKAYTVIGGGDSAAAVEKFGVGDKMDHISTGGGASLEFMEGKDLPGLTALNDK, encoded by the coding sequence GTGTCGAAAAAGACGATGAAAGATATGCAGCTTGAAGGGAAACGCGTTTTTTGCCGGGTAGATTTCAATGTACCTATGGAAGATGGGAATGTAACGGATGATACAAGGATCCGTGCAGCAATTCCGACCATCAATTATATGGTAGCTCAGGGTGCGAAAGTTATTCTCGCGAGTCATTTAGGACGTCCAAAAGGCGAAGTGAATGAAGACATGCGGCTTACTGCTGCAGGAGAAAAACTTGCGGAATTGATTGGCAAGCCGGTAACAAAGCTCGATTCATCCATTGGGAAAGAAGTGGAAGAAACCATTTCGACAATGAAAAACGGCGATATCATTCTGCTTGAAAATGTTAGGTTCCATGCTGGAGAAGAAAAGAATGATGCAGGACTAGCGAAGCAATTTGCGGAACTCGCTGATGTTTTCGTCAATGATGCATTCGGTGCTGCACACCGTGCACATGCTTCTACTGCGGGCATAGCGCAACATATTCCGGCTGTATCTGGCCTCCTTCTTGAAAAAGAATTGGACATTCTCAGTAAGGCATTATCAGAGCCTGACCGTCCGTTCACAGCAATTATTGGCGGAGCCAAAGTGAAAGACAAAATTGGCGTCATCGATCATCTATTAGACAAAGTGGATAATTTGATTATCGGCGGCGGATTATCATATACGTTTGCAAAAGCACAAGGCCATGAAATAGGAGATTCGCTCCTTGAGGAAGATAAAATCGACCTGGCGAACTCATTTATTCAAAAAGCCAAAGAAAAAGGCGTTAATTTATACTTACCAATCGACGTTGTCATAGCGGATGCGTTTTCAAAAGATGCAGAGACAAAAAACGTGAATATCGATTCCATACCAGAAGGATGGATGGGTCTGGATATTGGACCAAAAACAGCTGAACTTTACGCAGACGTTATTAAAGAGTCGAAATTGATCATTTGGAACGGGCCTATGGGTGTGTTTGAAATGGAGCCGTTCGCGGGTGGCACACAACGAGTTGCAAAAGCGATGGCTGAAACAAAAGCATATACAGTTATTGGTGGGGGCGATTCAGCCGCTGCTGTCGAAAAGTTCGGCGTAGGAGATAAAATGGATCACATTTCAACTGGTGGAGGCGCTTCTCTTGAATTCATGGAGGGAAAAGACCTACCGGGCCTCACTGCACTGAACGATAAATGA
- the tpiA gene encoding triose-phosphate isomerase translates to MRKRIIAGNWKMYKSLEEAKSFAIEVQEKAAASEKLEAVICPPALYLSELVQITKGSAVGIGAQTMHDVKEGAFTGEISPAMLSEIGVGYVVLGHSERRQYFNETDESVNKKVHAAFDYKLTPIVCVGESLEDRESGQTVELVAGQVKKAFEGVSADLAAQAVIAYEPIWAIGTGKTATAQDANEVCGAIRTTIGELYNETVADQIRIQYGGSVKPDNIEELLTMEHIDGALVGGASLDPASFLKLLEAGAHE, encoded by the coding sequence TTGCGAAAACGAATAATTGCGGGTAACTGGAAAATGTACAAGTCTCTTGAAGAAGCGAAAAGTTTCGCGATAGAAGTGCAAGAAAAAGCAGCAGCTTCAGAAAAATTGGAAGCGGTTATCTGTCCACCAGCTTTATACCTTTCAGAACTTGTACAAATTACAAAAGGTTCAGCAGTAGGTATTGGTGCACAAACGATGCATGACGTAAAAGAAGGTGCTTTCACGGGCGAAATCAGTCCAGCGATGCTGTCAGAAATCGGCGTTGGTTATGTTGTCCTGGGTCATTCTGAGCGTCGTCAATACTTCAACGAAACAGATGAATCCGTCAACAAGAAAGTCCATGCAGCATTTGACTACAAGCTTACGCCAATCGTCTGTGTGGGAGAATCACTTGAAGATCGGGAAAGTGGACAAACAGTTGAATTAGTTGCGGGACAAGTGAAAAAAGCATTCGAAGGCGTCAGCGCTGATTTAGCGGCACAAGCAGTCATAGCTTATGAGCCAATCTGGGCTATCGGTACAGGTAAAACAGCAACTGCACAAGATGCCAATGAAGTATGTGGAGCAATCCGTACGACAATCGGCGAATTATATAATGAAACAGTTGCAGACCAAATTCGTATTCAATATGGCGGTAGCGTTAAACCGGACAATATTGAAGAACTTCTCACAATGGAACATATCGATGGCGCACTTGTCGGCGGCGCAAGTTTGGATCCTGCATCATTCTTGAAATTGCTAGAGGCTGGAGCACATGAGTAA
- the gpmI gene encoding 2,3-bisphosphoglycerate-independent phosphoglycerate mutase has product MSKSPVALIILDGFGLRDDKLGNAVAQANKPNYDLLWNNFPHSTLTACGEAVGLPEGQMGNSEVGHLNIGAGRVVYQSLTRINKSIREADFFDNETLLRAVTHAKENGSALHLMGLLSDGGVHSHYEHLFALLRLAKLNGLDKVFVHAFLDGRDVSPQSSLDYIEKTETFMQELGVGKFASISGRYYAMDRDKRWERLEKVYRAIVEGAALTAATPTAGVLASYKQGVHDEFVVPFLIEELGKPVATVEDGDAVVFFNFRPDRAIQLSRALTDSTFDEFETGTKRYKDLKFVTFTHYSDDIVADVAYSSDNLENTLGEVIARNGLTQLRIAETEKFPHVTFFMSGGREDKFIGEERILIASPKVATYDLQPEMSAYQVTESLIEGIEANRFDAIILNFANPDMVGHSGMLEPTIKAIETVDICLGKIIDAIHAKGGTAIVTADHGNADEVTTQDGAPMTAHTTNPVPVIVTKAGISLREGGKLADLAPTMLKLLQVEQPVEMTGTPLF; this is encoded by the coding sequence ATGAGTAAAAGTCCGGTAGCGCTTATCATTTTGGATGGCTTTGGCCTTCGTGATGACAAGCTAGGAAATGCAGTTGCACAGGCGAATAAGCCGAATTACGATCTATTATGGAACAACTTCCCGCATTCAACGCTGACAGCTTGTGGGGAGGCGGTAGGTCTTCCTGAAGGACAGATGGGTAACTCTGAAGTAGGGCATCTAAATATTGGAGCTGGTCGCGTCGTCTATCAAAGTTTGACTCGTATTAATAAGTCAATCAGGGAAGCTGACTTTTTCGATAACGAAACGCTTCTGAGAGCAGTTACACACGCGAAGGAAAACGGCTCTGCACTCCATCTGATGGGGTTACTATCCGACGGTGGTGTACATAGCCATTATGAGCATCTATTCGCACTTCTTCGCCTAGCGAAGTTGAATGGACTTGATAAAGTATTTGTCCATGCCTTCCTGGATGGTCGTGATGTGAGCCCACAATCTTCTCTTGATTACATTGAAAAGACTGAAACATTCATGCAAGAGCTGGGCGTTGGTAAGTTTGCAAGTATTTCAGGCCGGTATTATGCGATGGATCGTGATAAGCGCTGGGAGCGTTTAGAAAAGGTCTACCGTGCGATTGTTGAAGGCGCTGCTTTAACGGCAGCTACGCCAACTGCAGGCGTACTAGCGTCGTATAAGCAAGGCGTTCATGATGAATTCGTTGTACCATTCCTTATAGAAGAACTTGGTAAACCGGTTGCGACGGTTGAAGACGGGGATGCAGTTGTATTCTTTAATTTCCGTCCGGATCGTGCCATTCAGCTTTCACGCGCCTTAACAGATTCTACTTTTGATGAATTTGAAACAGGAACGAAAAGATATAAAGATTTGAAGTTTGTGACATTCACTCATTATAGTGACGACATTGTTGCAGATGTCGCTTATAGTAGTGACAACTTGGAAAACACTCTTGGTGAAGTTATCGCCCGCAACGGTTTGACACAACTGCGCATTGCGGAAACCGAGAAATTTCCACATGTCACTTTTTTCATGAGTGGCGGACGAGAAGACAAGTTCATAGGTGAAGAACGAATCTTGATAGCTTCACCGAAAGTTGCAACGTATGACTTGCAACCGGAGATGAGTGCTTACCAAGTGACGGAATCGCTTATTGAAGGAATTGAGGCGAATCGTTTTGATGCAATTATTCTCAATTTCGCAAATCCCGACATGGTCGGGCATAGTGGAATGCTGGAACCAACCATCAAAGCGATTGAAACGGTTGATATATGCCTTGGCAAAATTATCGACGCAATCCATGCTAAAGGCGGTACGGCAATCGTAACGGCTGATCATGGAAATGCTGATGAAGTAACTACGCAAGACGGGGCTCCGATGACGGCCCACACAACGAATCCGGTTCCGGTTATCGTTACGAAGGCAGGAATTAGTTTGCGCGAAGGCGGTAAACTCGCAGACTTGGCACCAACAATGCTAAAATTGTTACAAGTAGAACAACCGGTAGAAATGACCGGCACACCATTATTTTAA
- the eno gene encoding phosphopyruvate hydratase: MPIITLIQAREVLDSRGNPTVEVEVFTESGAFGRAIVPSGASTGEYEAVELRDGDPDRYLGKGVLQAVDHVNEVISAELEDAFSVLDQVTIDKALIEIDGTANKGKLGANAILGVSIAVAHAASDYLDIPLYQYLGGINAKQLPVPMMNILNGGEHADNNVDIQEFMVMPVGATSFHEGLRMGAEIFHTLKTVLQAKGMNTSVGDEGGFAPNLSSNEEALSIILEAIEKAGYKPGEEVLLAMDVAASEFFNKEDGTYNLAGEGIVKTSAEMVDWYEELCSKYPIISIEDGLDENDWAGHKLLTDRLGKKIQLVGDDLFVTNTEKLARGIEEGIGNSILIKVNQIGTLTETFDAIEMAKRAGYTAVISHRSGESEDTTIADIAVATNAGQIKTGAPSRTDRVAKYNQLLRIEDQLDDTAEYLGVKTFYNLKK; this comes from the coding sequence ATGCCAATCATTACACTTATCCAAGCGAGAGAAGTACTTGATTCACGTGGAAATCCAACAGTAGAGGTTGAAGTATTTACGGAAAGCGGTGCATTTGGTCGGGCAATCGTTCCATCTGGCGCTTCAACAGGCGAATATGAGGCAGTAGAACTACGTGACGGTGATCCGGATCGCTACTTGGGCAAGGGTGTTCTTCAAGCGGTTGACCATGTTAATGAAGTTATTTCGGCGGAATTGGAAGATGCGTTTTCAGTTCTTGATCAAGTGACGATTGACAAAGCGTTGATTGAAATTGATGGTACTGCCAACAAAGGTAAATTGGGCGCAAATGCAATTCTTGGCGTATCGATAGCTGTCGCACATGCTGCTTCTGATTATCTTGATATTCCCCTTTATCAATATCTAGGCGGCATTAACGCAAAACAATTGCCAGTGCCAATGATGAACATTCTAAACGGTGGCGAGCATGCGGATAACAACGTGGACATTCAAGAGTTTATGGTAATGCCAGTCGGCGCTACTTCATTCCACGAAGGTCTTCGTATGGGCGCGGAAATTTTCCATACCCTTAAGACTGTTCTACAGGCAAAAGGCATGAATACATCAGTGGGTGATGAAGGCGGATTCGCTCCGAACTTATCTTCCAATGAAGAAGCTTTGTCTATTATCCTTGAAGCAATCGAAAAAGCAGGCTACAAACCAGGCGAGGAAGTTCTCCTTGCAATGGACGTTGCAGCATCTGAGTTTTTCAATAAAGAAGATGGTACGTACAATCTTGCTGGCGAAGGTATCGTAAAAACATCGGCAGAAATGGTTGATTGGTATGAAGAGCTTTGCAGTAAGTATCCAATCATCTCTATCGAAGATGGTTTGGATGAAAATGACTGGGCGGGTCATAAACTATTGACGGACCGCTTAGGCAAAAAAATTCAACTTGTCGGAGATGACTTGTTCGTAACGAACACAGAAAAACTGGCACGAGGAATTGAAGAGGGTATTGGTAACTCAATCCTTATCAAAGTGAACCAAATCGGTACATTGACGGAAACGTTTGATGCGATTGAAATGGCGAAGCGCGCTGGCTATACGGCAGTTATTTCCCACCGTTCAGGTGAATCAGAAGATACGACAATTGCTGATATCGCAGTTGCAACAAACGCTGGACAAATCAAAACGGGTGCACCATCTCGTACGGACCGCGTTGCGAAATACAACCAATTGCTTCGTATTGAAGATCAGCTAGATGATACTGCTGAGTATCTTGGTGTTAAAACGTTTTATAACTTGAAGAAATAA
- the secG gene encoding preprotein translocase subunit SecG, whose protein sequence is MHTLLMTLLVIVALSLIVVVLLQSGKSAGLSGAISGGAEQLFGKQKARGLDLVLQRVTVVLAVLFIVLAIVIMKV, encoded by the coding sequence ATGCATACTTTGCTGATGACACTGCTCGTAATCGTAGCACTATCATTGATCGTAGTCGTATTATTGCAATCTGGGAAAAGCGCAGGTCTATCAGGAGCCATCTCTGGCGGAGCCGAACAACTTTTCGGAAAACAAAAAGCACGTGGACTTGACCTCGTACTTCAACGGGTCACTGTTGTACTTGCCGTTTTGTTTATCGTATTGGCAATCGTCATTATGAAAGTATAA
- a CDS encoding alpha/beta hydrolase: MRIAQPKPFFFERGKRAVLLLHGFTGTSADVRMLGRFLEKEGYTSLAPHYKGHGVPPEELIHTGPEEWWEDVLTGYNQLKEAGYDEIAVAGLSLGGVFSLKLGYNKPVKGIVTMCAPMSMRTTDIMYEGVLKYAREYKKFEGKAEEDIERDIEALRAQNMPSLEELRALVYDVRDHIDHIYAPLFVVQATNDDVIDTDSANVIYDNTESDIKNIKWYEQSGHVITLGPEKVKLHEDILKFLESLDWNE; encoded by the coding sequence ATGAGAATTGCACAACCGAAACCATTCTTTTTCGAAAGAGGGAAGCGTGCAGTTTTACTGCTACATGGATTTACAGGTACCTCAGCGGACGTACGGATGTTGGGACGGTTTCTTGAAAAGGAAGGCTACACCTCGCTTGCACCCCATTACAAAGGCCACGGTGTTCCCCCAGAAGAATTGATCCACACAGGTCCCGAAGAGTGGTGGGAAGATGTTCTTACGGGTTATAATCAATTAAAGGAAGCTGGATACGATGAGATTGCAGTTGCTGGATTGTCATTAGGAGGCGTATTTTCGCTCAAATTAGGGTATAACAAGCCAGTGAAGGGTATTGTTACAATGTGCGCGCCAATGTCGATGAGAACAACTGACATTATGTATGAAGGTGTCCTTAAATATGCACGGGAGTATAAGAAGTTTGAAGGGAAAGCCGAAGAAGACATCGAAAGAGATATAGAGGCATTACGTGCGCAAAATATGCCTTCTCTCGAAGAACTTCGTGCACTTGTCTATGATGTACGAGATCATATCGATCACATCTATGCACCGCTATTTGTTGTGCAGGCCACAAACGATGATGTTATCGATACCGATTCCGCAAACGTTATTTATGACAATACCGAATCAGACATAAAAAATATTAAATGGTATGAACAATCGGGACATGTCATTACACTCGGACCCGAAAAAGTGAAACTTCATGAAGATATTTTGAAATTCTTGGAATCATTGGACTGGAATGAGTGA
- the rnr gene encoding ribonuclease R produces MKEESYKPLTVQEIQEVLGFEQAAEFKELVKMLVDLEQKGQIIRSKSNRYGVPEGMNLLRGKFIGHAKGFGFVAPDVEGMDDVFIPPHEVNGAMNGDTVLIRVVNATSGGRREGAITRVVERKTTKVVGMYQNNKGFGFVVPDDKKLPMDVFIGKGDSLDAVDGHKVVVEITDWPVDGKSATGMVTQILGHRNDPGVDILSIIHKHGIEVDFPQAVLDQANKIPEEVQEEDLFKRRDLREELSITIDGADAKDLDDAISVVKNDNGSYILSVHISDVSYYVTENSAMGDDAYDRGTSVYLTDRVIPMLPHRLSNGICSLNPGVDRLTLSCTMTIDRNGKVVEHEIFESVIRSKERMTYNEVYKIIEEKDEELSEKYAHVVPMINHMADLAAILKQKREDRGAIDFNFKESKILVDEKGWPTDVVIMERTVSERLIEEFMLAANETIAEHFHWLKVPFIYRIHEDPKAEKLQRFFEFLTNFGVVVKGTGNKVHPKALQEIVESIEGLPEETVISTMLLRSMQQAKYLDQSLGHFGLSTEFYTHFTAPIRRFPDLIVHRLIRTYLIEKDMSTQTLAHWSAILADIAEHTSERERRAVEAERDTESLKKAQFMLDKIGEEFEGVISSVTNFGLFVELENTIEGLVHVSHMTDDYYRFDDRQMMMIGERSGKQYRLGDEVTVKVIAVKPEESTIDFEIVGMKQDFRRTRKETPKVIHAKKKDGDNKSGDKSKDKKKTGTYSKKKKFYEGAAKKAGTKPKPKKKK; encoded by the coding sequence ATGAAAGAAGAATCGTATAAGCCGCTAACCGTACAGGAAATTCAGGAAGTATTGGGATTTGAACAGGCGGCGGAGTTTAAGGAACTAGTGAAAATGCTTGTTGACCTTGAACAAAAAGGGCAAATTATTCGCTCGAAATCGAACCGTTATGGCGTGCCAGAAGGCATGAATCTCCTTCGTGGAAAATTCATCGGGCATGCAAAAGGATTTGGTTTTGTGGCACCGGATGTAGAAGGAATGGATGATGTATTCATACCACCACATGAAGTAAATGGCGCGATGAACGGAGATACTGTCCTCATACGTGTCGTTAATGCCACATCAGGCGGTAGACGTGAAGGGGCAATTACACGTGTCGTGGAACGCAAAACAACAAAGGTAGTGGGCATGTACCAGAACAATAAAGGCTTCGGTTTCGTTGTTCCTGATGATAAAAAATTACCAATGGACGTTTTCATCGGTAAAGGAGATTCACTTGATGCGGTTGACGGTCACAAAGTCGTTGTTGAAATAACAGACTGGCCTGTAGACGGGAAATCAGCAACAGGTATGGTGACACAAATCCTTGGTCACAGAAATGATCCTGGCGTGGACATCTTGTCTATTATTCATAAGCATGGAATTGAAGTTGACTTTCCGCAAGCAGTACTAGACCAGGCAAATAAAATACCTGAAGAAGTTCAGGAAGAAGATTTGTTCAAACGTCGTGATCTCCGTGAAGAACTTTCGATTACAATTGATGGCGCGGATGCCAAAGACCTTGACGATGCCATTTCAGTTGTGAAAAACGACAATGGTAGCTATATATTATCTGTTCATATTTCGGATGTCAGTTATTATGTGACGGAGAATTCTGCAATGGGTGATGACGCTTATGACCGTGGAACAAGTGTGTACTTGACGGATAGAGTTATCCCAATGTTACCGCATAGATTATCGAACGGAATCTGTTCATTGAATCCAGGTGTCGATAGGCTTACGTTATCTTGCACAATGACGATAGATCGCAACGGGAAAGTCGTCGAGCACGAAATATTTGAGAGTGTTATTCGCTCGAAAGAACGTATGACTTATAATGAAGTTTATAAAATCATCGAAGAAAAAGATGAAGAACTTTCAGAGAAATATGCACATGTTGTTCCTATGATTAACCATATGGCAGACCTCGCGGCTATTTTGAAACAGAAGAGAGAAGATCGTGGAGCCATTGATTTCAATTTCAAGGAATCGAAAATCCTTGTTGATGAAAAAGGATGGCCAACGGATGTTGTCATTATGGAGCGTACTGTATCAGAACGCCTGATAGAAGAATTCATGCTTGCTGCGAACGAAACAATCGCGGAACATTTCCACTGGCTTAAAGTACCGTTCATTTACCGAATTCACGAAGATCCGAAAGCTGAGAAATTACAACGTTTCTTCGAATTTCTAACGAACTTTGGTGTTGTTGTAAAAGGAACGGGCAATAAGGTCCATCCAAAAGCGTTGCAGGAAATCGTTGAATCAATTGAGGGTCTACCTGAAGAAACAGTTATTTCGACAATGCTCCTGCGTTCAATGCAACAGGCGAAGTATTTAGATCAAAGTCTGGGTCACTTTGGATTATCCACAGAATTTTATACTCATTTCACGGCACCAATCCGCCGCTTCCCAGATTTGATTGTCCACCGTTTGATCCGGACATATCTAATTGAAAAAGACATGTCGACACAGACACTTGCGCATTGGAGTGCGATATTAGCTGATATTGCAGAGCATACATCTGAACGGGAGCGTCGTGCAGTTGAAGCAGAACGGGATACAGAGTCACTGAAAAAAGCTCAATTTATGCTCGACAAAATTGGCGAAGAATTCGAAGGCGTTATTTCATCGGTTACAAACTTTGGTTTGTTTGTCGAACTGGAAAACACAATCGAAGGACTTGTTCACGTTAGTCATATGACAGATGATTATTATCGATTTGACGACAGACAAATGATGATGATTGGTGAACGTTCTGGCAAACAATACAGACTGGGCGACGAAGTAACCGTGAAAGTTATTGCTGTGAAGCCTGAAGAATCGACAATCGATTTTGAAATCGTTGGCATGAAACAAGACTTCCGTCGTACACGTAAAGAAACTCCAAAAGTCATCCATGCAAAGAAAAAGGATGGCGACAATAAATCTGGAGATAAATCAAAAGATAAAAAGAAAACAGGCACATATAGTAAAAAGAAAAAGTTCTATGAAGGCGCAGCGAAAAAAGCGGGTACTAAACCTAAGCCTAAAAAGAAAAAGTAA